The following is a genomic window from Epinephelus moara isolate mb chromosome 17, YSFRI_EMoa_1.0, whole genome shotgun sequence.
GAGAACATGTTGGCAACAGTGGACAAAGTCTTCAAAGTGGAGGTGATGAAGATGCCTCCTTCGCTTCAAAAAACGCTCATAGGGGATTTAATATGCGGTGAGACGTTTTAATTCACAAGATAATAGCTGGTCCAAGAGTATTGAGATTCAtatcttgtttattttcatcaCCCTTTCTGCTCTGTCAGAGGAAATCTCAGCAAGTGATGTGTCAATTGCCATGAAGGTGAGTTGGGCTCCCTGTTTGCCCTCTACAGCTGCtattaacaaaacaaacaaatatataaCAGGTATAATTATCACCTTTTTACAGAATGAGTCCCTCGAGATGCCGCAGCCCCTCAGGAGGGTACACAGTAAAAGAGGTGACATTACTTTCTTTATTTCGACCATAAAAAGCAGTGTCATTCCTGCATGAAGCGTCACTGTTTAAGATTAAACTATTATTCTGTTTTAACTGTCATTTTCTGTGCTTTTAATTTTCAAGTTAAATCAACCGATTCCTCACCAGGTCAGTCCAGCCCAGCCCAGAGGCCCTCATCCAAGACCTCTAAGGTCAGTAATGTACCAGACAATGTTTGTACACAAATAAATAGCTTGTAGAATTGTACACACTAATGTGTGGTCTTTTACTGAGCAAGTGGAATCGAAGTCACGTGTCTAAACAATggttttttttctatatttttagGGAGGAAAGGGGACAAAAAGGACCAGAACATTAGTTGGCAGTAACAGCACTGGAAATCTCACGTAAGATTGGAGgttaaaggacagttcaccccaaaatcagaagtacatatttttccttttacctggagtgctgttcatcagtctagtttgttttggtgcgagcgccacaagctgagtgccatcaggttccattatatttaaaagaaggcagacatctttacagctgatatttccaacactctgcaactcacagcaaaacaatctacactgatGAATAGGACTACAAGTaagtggaaaaatatttttgatttttcgggtgaactgtccctttaaggtgttGTAGTATGTGGTGAACGATTATAGAGGCCTTGACATTGCTCTTATTTTCCTACAGCGGCTCCTCTGTCAGTGTCAAAAGAACTCAAAGCCGCGTGACCAAGACCAACGAGCAGACCAGATCGACCAAACCTAAACTCAGGTTTGTTATGGAGATGCATCTGGGTTCCCACAGTCAGGGAATAGTCATGGAATTTGTGAAAACCATTGAATGTttttgaaaagtcatgaaattttGCTGCGTGTAATGAAATGAATTGTTACAGTACTCTTCCATGGATAACATGCCACataatgtgacaaaaataacaaGCTATTAAAGAacagaaatgttgctgtttagtttttttatataataatcAACATTTGGCATAAAGTATATTATACATTTCTCTTCATGTTATATGGTGAAAATGGACATCAAAtttattatgggtccttgaaaagtcatgaaaaggTTTTGAacttttgtccatgaaaatgtgtgggaaccctgatgcattcattcattcatattttgtaactgcttatcctcttgagggtcgcgagGGTGCTGGAGTCtaccccagctgacattgggcgagaggcagggtacaccctggacaggtcaccagactatcacagggctgacacatagagacagacaaccattcacactcacattcacacctacggacaatttagagtcaccagttaacctgcatgtgtttggactgtgggaggaagccagagtaccctgACAGTTTCTTTTAAATAGTTCTGGTAATGTGCTTGATGAAATTGATTTGTGAATCTTGTGCTGTCCCAGGTCTGTCGTCTCTGCTGGTGATCTGCACTGTTCAATGATAGGCTCTGCTGCACACATCACTGTCACCACAGCACTGGGACAGGTAAGCTGTTTTTAATCTTTGTCACCTGGAACAAGCTCGTTCGTTGGCGACGCtgtttcattatttcatttaagGCAAGAAATTGTCCAAGCCTTGTAAGACTAGCATTTAAATAACGCATTGAAACCCTTCAAACCCAAGAAGACAGTTTCTCCACTGCCGCAGTTAAAGTTTTGCACAATATACATGTTTTCTGTATTGCTAATGTTCAGGTGTTTAAATAGACCTGGATCATTATCAGATGCGACACACTTGCATGTATGTGTCCTACCTGTGGTTCTCTTCCCTCCCAGACTGTCTGCTTCTCTGAAGAGACCAAGGATGAAATAAACTTGGACGTGCTGGATGACGTGGCATGGTGTCAGATTCAGAAGCTCACGGTAATGACAAAGTTTCAATCTAAATGCTACTTATGAGTGTTTGCCTCATTTTCATAACAAGGGACTTGACAAGCCATTTAAAATATACTGTTAAACACTTGAAATGTACCACTGATTTTGGATTTTCAGAGTTTGATGGATTATCTGTCGAGGCGAAGTCGCTGCCTGCAATGAATTGCCCGGATTTTTCTCACCTtggatttgaatacattttaaacTTGTCATAttatgaaatgtatttatagAAGTAAGGTTTAATATCAGATGTGCTTATAAGATCAGCAGGTGTGCTTTGGTTGTCCTAAagagttttaaaaatataataaagctTATTTGTATTATCCTACATGATTGTCAGTGTAATTTGGTTAATTATATAGTGACAAATACCCATCACAAgtttcaaaatgtattaaatttgCTTAGTTTGACCTgaaaattattatatttttccaCTTACAACTTAAGTGTAGTATCAGTGTAGCATTACTAATGTAATAGGATGTATAAATTAAGTCCTAAATATGTGAAAGATTTATATTAGACTCAATTTTTTTGTGAAGGGGAAAAAGACTCAGGAAATGCAATTATGAATTCCAGTAAAGTTTATGTAGAAAGCACAGGATTATGTTTTGCCAGACTGGCTAGCAAATACAAATTTCAGCAAgaattacaaattaaaaaagtatAAAACAGCATTGTTTTTGACATGGAACTATAGTGCAGTTTAATCTATAGAGGAGTCAAATCTTTGCCTACAAAGCAGAATACATCAGTTAAAACTCAGAACATAAAGCTGTGATGGATCACTACTGCTGCTGGGAATGTAGTGACTCCATCTCGACTTCCATGGGCTCCTCATAATGTAATTGGGCGGAGGAAGACCTGGAGGACGTAGCTTGCGTGCTGCTGGTGCCAGAAATCGCTGCATGACTTGGCTCTGGGGCAATCCGGGGGTAGAAAGGACCGACCAGCCAGTTGAGCGGCGTGTTATTGACCAGATAATCCATGACGTAGTCGAGAGAATCCTTCATCTTGCCCAGCTGGACTCTGCTGCTGGTCAGCACACTGTCTGGCAGCTCTCCCAGTGCGTTAGCCTTGCTGAAACTGGTGTAGATCTGTGTGGCGGAGTGGCCCAGGGAGAGCGCCTCCTGCTGGATGTGGCTGGGGAGACCCTGCAGGCTGGAGACGAGGACCAGACAGGTGGTCTGGAGCTGCTGGGTGAGGGAACGTGCCAGGGTCAAGGTGCGGGACTCAATCACCTGAGAGGAGGGGATGAACAGATATGAATAACTTGACACGGTttcaattcaaagtgctttcaTCTTTCCTTAACATGCTGTTATCTTTTTAGATATTTGTGTCGTCCACCTTCTTACCTCTGCCTCGTGGCCATTCTCCTGGTGTGAACCATTGGACCTCCACGCCATCAGAGAGTTCAACTTGTTGTTTACCATCCTGTTTGCCCCGTCAATATTCTTTCTGCCATATTCAATCTGGAGAAACAAACATTCAAATGCTCAGTCTGTCCataagatgtaaaaaaaaaatgtatttttaaaagccACTTTAGGGCAGAATGCTAAATGTGTTACTAGGATGCAGATCTTGATGTTTGTCCCCATTttatgttaaaggaatacttcactcacaaaataaccacttgtaaatcagtcatgctgtgttacctttaatCAGAGAGTCTTATTTATCCGGTCGTacactcagtacttcccaaacacatgcattttcagttCAGTCTTACATAAAGTTTGAGAGAAAGAGCATGTGATTGGgatgtactgagcatatgactgaataaatgagactcgGATTATACAGCATGAGTTGTGtaagtttgtaaatggatgcttTGATTTAGCTTTTTCTGTGAAACCTCGTCCCCAAtcagtaaataaatatgttCACTGTTTGACTAATTCAAGGAAACACGGCTTGACTTattgatgtacaaatggtcGTTTGTGAGAGACATATTCCTTTAAGGTCAAGAGTCATTGTAAAGCTTGTCTACAGTTCTAATATTATCACTGAATACAACGACTCACCACGTCAACAGTGGAGTTCAGCTCAGAAATGAACTCCATGCTCCGCTGCTTGCCGTCTTGGATTCTGGCCACGGCCCTGGTGTACGCCCGCTTGCGGAGCTTGGTGGAGAGGGAGCCCAGGCGGACGTAGTAGCTCGGCTCCTTGTTGTCGAAGCCTTTCACAGTTTTTGCCTCCAGCTCTGTCACAGGGAAGGAAACATGAAATGTCACATTAAGATGGGGACACATAAGTAACTGCTAAGTGATTTATTTAATGCGAGAATGGAAAAGTCTGCTATAAATTGCTGTAGAGTTCTGCAAGTTAAAGTAGCTGGAGGGTTTAAATCCATGGcaaatgcagtgtttcacttgtCAATCCCTTAAAACGGATTCATTTAAACTAACAGTGTACAGGATTATTTGTGGTAAAGTTCTGCACGCAACGAATCACTCTAAACAAAGACTCCTTTAATAATGTTTTCCTGGAAACCGAACCAGATCCATCACTAACAACATGCTCCAGCTGCCTGTTAATCACTGACCTTTGATACAGCTtgttacagaaaaacaagcctAATCTCGTCAGCCTTTATTTGTGTATTCTGAACAGcaggcaaaaataaaaatttcaaACAACCAATAACGAAGATAAATTGTGGGTTGAGCTTTAGACCACACCAGGAAAATGAAGTTGTAATAAAATGGGATTCTGTGTAACACAAGTTGAAGGTGGTTTTTGGCCCCACTCACCCAGCTCGTCCTCTGTCAGAGGCAGATACTGCTCCACCAGACTCTCAGAGGTGCTGAGGGCCGTGTCCACTCCACTGCTGACCAGCCGGGCCACTCTGCTCTCCAGCACGGTGCTGACGCTCCCGCTGACAACCGCCCTGGTCTTGTCCATCCCATCCTGCACCGCACCCCGGGTCTTTTCCACGACGCTGGTCAGAGTGTCTGAGACTGTGCCCTTTGCACCGGACACTTTGCCTGTCACGACATCCTTAGCGGTGGTTACCACATCCTTGGCACTGGAGACAATCTGGGCAGAGATAAAACCATGAGCAAATAAAATTACAGCAAAGTATGAGTGTAAAGAACAGCAGTTGAGAAAGACAGGACAAAGGTCATGACTGAGTCCTCAGGAAATTAACGACATTGTGCAATTTAGCTTGATTCTAACTGCTCTGACCTTTGACACAATTGAAGTGTGCCAGCTGTTGCTCAATAATCCAGAACATACCTGCTCAGACGGCTGGTGGAGAATCGGCAGTGTCTTCTCAATCNNNNNNNNNNNNNNNNNNNNNNNNNNNNNNNNNNNNNNNNNNNNNNNNNNNNNNNNNNNNNNNNNNNNNNNNNNNNNNNNNNNNNNNNNNNNNNNNNNNNNNNNNNNNNNNNNNNNNNNNNNNNNNNNNNNNNNNNNNNNNNNNNNNNNNNNNNNNNNNNNNNNNNNNNNNNNNNNNNNNNNNNNNNNNNNNNNNNNNNNNNNNNNNNNNNNNNNNNNNNNNNNNNNNNNNNNNNNNNNNNNNNNNNNNNNNNNNNNNNNNNNNNNNNNNNNNNNNNNNNNNNNNNNNNNNNNNNNNNNNNNNNNNNNNNNNNNNNNNNNNNNNNNNNNNNNNNNNNNNNNNNNNNNNNNNNNNNNNNNNNNNNNNNNNNNNNNNNNNNNNNNNNNNNNNNNNNNNNNNNNNNNNNNNNNNNNNNNNNNNNNNNNNNNNNNNNNNNNNNNNNNNNNNNNNNNNNNNNNNNNNNNNNNNNNNNNNNNNNNNNNNNNNNNNNNNNNNNNNNNataaaagtaaaaagtaaacaGTGCCACAAAGTTAGCAGTGAGTATAGTCTTATTAATCTCATTTTATACTCAAGATGACCTCTTTATTTTACTATTATTCTGTCTCTTGTGTCTGAAACCCATTCAGAACATTACAAAACGGAGAAAGCAGCAAAAGCTCATCTTTGAGAAGCATGAAccagtaaatgttggcatttagcCTGACAAATGAAGATTCAACGATAATCAAAATTGTAGATTAATTCTCTGTTAATCCGCTAACAAATTTATTGTTTGTGTTGCTTCTAAAGTGAAGCCAATGACTTGGCATGAAAACTGATTTAAATTACTCTTTGGTAAAAACATTTGTAATTTTAGCTGGTGGTCCActgaacatttattttgtgtgttagTTTTTGTTAAAGTGGCAGATTCTGTTGCTTGACTGTCACATTGGGTAACATACTTATTGTTTCCCAGTTGTTGAATATCTGGACTGGACTGTGGAATGggcaatttaattttttttttgtgtaatgtaatttttaatttctatGAATGCACtcattttatgtctatttttatatgttttattgttgatgaggggaagtgtggTTTTTGTTGGTATGGTACTACTGAACAGGTGAATTACCCTTCGGAGATGAATGAAGttttatctgtctatctatctaactTCCATGTTTATCTCATgttaacaaaaatgaaaagaaaatccaGACTTTTCCTTTCTGGTTACCACTGCATTACCTCATCCACTGTTTACAATGTTTTTCCGAGTTTGCACTTGAAAGCAGCATTGCACTGGGTCTTGTGAGAGTGACGAAACTCAAGAGTGGGGAGGACAAAAGCTTGCGAAGAGCAGGCAGGGAGAgtcttcctgtttgtttctcagcagcagcagcagcagcagtaccgTTAGTTCCCTCTGAGTGTTTTCTGTAGGATCAATGTGATCCAGCTTTTCTGTGGACTCAGGAAAACCATCTTCAACATTCAGGTAAGACAGTGACCTCTTAAGCAGCAGTTAATGTattactttacttttcttttgaGTGGTAAACAACCTCATCTCACTGGATTCCTAATAGGTTTGTTTGTCTTCTGTCCCAACAGCCTTTCATCACTGAAGGTCAATAGGTACAATACACCCTCTACTGATTGCATCAGGAACTTTATTTCATGATGAGTGTGTCCCAGACaatggagacagaggaggatcTCCTGACTTGTCTCCACATCAAGCTTTACAACCCTCAGCAGAATTGTAAGGGCCTTTACGGGCTGCTTCCTCTGGGGAACAGGAGCAAACACTCAGCAGATGACCCCCTCAGGCTGGGACGTGACGGCCAGGCCTGCACCTACGCCCTGGTTGATGCCCGGGTGTCCCGCAAACAGCTGGGCATCCACGCTTACCGCACCCCCCAGAGCCCGTACATGCTGTTCACCATCCAGAACTTGAGCCAAAAGGGACGGCTGTCAGTGAACGGCTCAGTGCTGGGCTACCTGGAAAGGATGGATCTCCCAGACAAGGCCCTGATCCGATTCGGAGAGTATGAGATGCTGATCATCCGTGAGTCTGGTGAGGCCAAGGGGAGCTTTGAGGTGGAATTTGAGGTGCTGACAGTGCCTCCATCCAGAGAGACATGCATGTGCATGCCTAGTATGACGCCTGTCATGGACACAGGCTCATATGTGATCAACAGTTCCCCAGGTGACCCCAGAATAATTGGACCCCTTGAGACAGATGAGACCATCATGTGTCATTCATgatgtgactttttacttttctaTTGACTTGCATTTCAAGGCAACACAAATTACTGTGTAGTTGTTACATTAGAGTCAAGGCAGGCTTGGACTGGAACCCTCTTTGCAATGTGAAATCATAGTAGTATTTTGTACCCTGTATCTATTACTTCATGTTTGTAGATTAAAAAGCTGTGATCTTAAAACTTTAACATTATTCAGCTACTTTTAACGTGTAAATGCTATAAAGTATTAAAGCTaattgtttgtacatttttaactTGAGCACATTAAATTGTCTTTTTTGTGAATGCTGTTTAATATTGTATATCAGCAATAAATTTGACAACTAATCAGGTAAACAATGGCAATCATTTATACACAACACTCTAAATACAGAGCACTTACTTTGTGACATTATGGAAACCAGTTTGTCCAAATTTGCTTGAGCTCAGGTTACACCAATAAGTTGATgcagacaaaagaaaatcatCTACACTTCTGCTCTTGGGATCAAATTCTGGGAAATGTGCACTTTCTGTTTTACAGCATTTCTTTAATTTAGCAAGTAAAAGTATCCATACAACAATTTATTATTACTTAATTCCAAATAAAAATTCTACATTCCAAACTCCACTTACAAACAAAAGTATTATCAGATTGATACTATAAAAATATCAAGAGACACAGTATATGTGATATTATTGTATAATATAAAACCAAGAATTAATACCAGAGGTGTGGGcatcagtcacatgacttggactcgagtcacaaattaGACACAGCAAAATCAAAACAAGACAACTCAACATGGCCTTaaacaccaatgacttgtgaGCTCACCTGAACTTTAAACTTTCGTCGAAAAAATACGTGATGCTTTCCCTCAAGCCAATTTAGGAAGTAAGAGTTAGACATTTTCTGTATGATATGACAGTACAGTGTCAGCACTACTGTGTTTCTGTGATTGAGTTGAGTCACACTTGTTTTGACaaacttaaatcactgaaatcaacaggcctatatttgggacaggtgtcTACATGGGATAGACTTTTacttcctttcacacaaaactgttgctcagcaaaaatGCGGAAATActatcaaattgtttatttaaaccagtatgactaatacttgtttaaaaataaagcctcagat
Proteins encoded in this region:
- the cdca9 gene encoding borealin-2 isoform X1 translates to MPLRRTKNSGNNLLKEKLSREMRQSRLTLFIQQFEKEAQERMNELEAKMENMLATVDKVFKVEVMKMPPSLQKTLIGDLICEEISASDVSIAMKNESLEMPQPLRRVHSKRVKSTDSSPGQSSPAQRPSSKTSKGGKGTKRTRTLVGSNSTGNLTGSSVSVKRTQSRVTKTNEQTRSTKPKLRSVVSAGDLHCSMIGSAAHITVTTALGQTVCFSEETKDEINLDVLDDVAWCQIQKLTSLMDYLSRRSRCLQ
- the cdca9 gene encoding borealin-2 isoform X2; this translates as MPLRRTKNSGNNLLKEKLSREMRQSRLTLFIQQFEKEAQERMNELEAKMENMLATVDKVFKVEVMKMPPSLQKTLIGDLICEEISASDVSIAMKNESLEMPQPLRRVHSKRGQSSPAQRPSSKTSKGGKGTKRTRTLVGSNSTGNLTGSSVSVKRTQSRVTKTNEQTRSTKPKLRSVVSAGDLHCSMIGSAAHITVTTALGQTVCFSEETKDEINLDVLDDVAWCQIQKLTSLMDYLSRRSRCLQ
- the plin2 gene encoding perilipin-2 yields the protein IEKTLPILHQPSEQIVSSAKDVVTTAKDVVTGKVSGAKGTVSDTLTSVVEKTRGAVQDGMDKTRAVVSGSVSTVLESRVARLVSSGVDTALSTSESLVEQYLPLTEDELELEAKTVKGFDNKEPSYYVRLGSLSTKLRKRAYTRAVARIQDGKQRSMEFISELNSTVDVIEYGRKNIDGANRMVNNKLNSLMAWRSNGSHQENGHEAEVIESRTLTLARSLTQQLQTTCLVLVSSLQGLPSHIQQEALSLGHSATQIYTSFSKANALGELPDSVLTSSRVQLGKMKDSLDYVMDYLVNNTPLNWLVGPFYPRIAPEPSHAAISGTSSTQATSSRSSSAQLHYEEPMEVEMESLHSQQQ
- the cdca9 gene encoding borealin-2 isoform X3 — encoded protein: MNELEAKMENMLATVDKVFKVEVMKMPPSLQKTLIGDLICEEISASDVSIAMKNESLEMPQPLRRVHSKRVKSTDSSPGQSSPAQRPSSKTSKGGKGTKRTRTLVGSNSTGNLTGSSVSVKRTQSRVTKTNEQTRSTKPKLRSVVSAGDLHCSMIGSAAHITVTTALGQTVCFSEETKDEINLDVLDDVAWCQIQKLTSLMDYLSRRSRCLQ
- the tifa gene encoding TRAF-interacting protein with FHA domain-containing protein A; translation: MMSVSQTMETEEDLLTCLHIKLYNPQQNCKGLYGLLPLGNRSKHSADDPLRLGRDGQACTYALVDARVSRKQLGIHAYRTPQSPYMLFTIQNLSQKGRLSVNGSVLGYLERMDLPDKALIRFGEYEMLIIRESGEAKGSFEVEFEVLTVPPSRETCMCMPSMTPVMDTGSYVINSSPGDPRIIGPLETDETIMCHS